TCTTAGAGATGGCTACGATTTTCCGCAACGTTGTGATTGCACCCGTCACCCACGTTTCGTGACGGCCGGACCGAACCAGGTTGTCCATTTGCATGAATTTAACCCACGCCTCGGTCACGGGGCGATTGATGGCGATGGTATCGCCCACTGCAAAGTGCGTAGCGTTGGCCACAGTGAAGGTTGCTGTTCCCGAAGGCACATAGGCATCGGTAATTGCTGTCGGAATGGCCTTCACGGTGTGGGTGGTGGATTCGGGCATTTGCTCATCGGGATTTTGGTTCTCAATGTCGGCTGGCTTGACCCGACCTCGACCACCGCTAGTTCCTAAGGAGATAGCGGTGTGTTTGTCTCCCACCATTTTTATAATCGTGCCGGCCGCCCCACTGCCACTGCCGCGCAGCACGATACCAGTAGTCGAAATCGTGATCGGAGCAGAGCAGATGTATGTTCCCGGCTCCATGAGTACACTGCCGCGAAATCCGTTCTCCAGCGGCAGTTCCGAAACCGCATTGATTGCGCCCTGAATTGTGGCGGTGTCGTCCGCGCCGCCTGAAGGCTTCACCGTGGCTTTCACAGGAACATTCGGCAGCGCGACTCCGCCACCCATGTAGCCGGCTGTGGAAAAGTCCATAATTCGGTCTCCGGCCGGCGTTTTTTTGTACACCAATTTGCCGTCTGGGCCGGAATAAACCCATTCGCTCTTCGCTACTTTGTCTGCGCCTTGGGCGTGGGCAAAAGTTGAACCGTTGGCCAGCAACATGCATGCCAATAACTTAACGCAGGTTGCTTCGTACTTGTTCATCATGGCCATTGCAGGGCTTGCCATCTCACTATTTCTCCCACCGTAATTCGTATCTGTTTCACGATCCACATCTTGACGCTCGCGCTAAACTGAGGATTTCGCCGAATTGGGGACCGATAATCCGCTGCACAAGCGCCCTACGCCAAAACCGTTCCCGTCTCAGATCCCGCGCGCCGAACATTGCTGGTGCTTAGCAAGGACGGTAACATCCCAGTTCGAATTTCTCGACATCGCTGTCTACATGTCGCCAACCAATACTAACAATGCCAAGCAAGTCATTTCGACGTGAATGTATTGAACGCCTTGGAATAATCGAACGGCTGCTGCTCCATACCGCTGGCCATGTTGCCGGTCCCCTCTTTGCTAGGCTTGCCGCTATCGCGGTTGACCGACCAGAACGACAAACTGCACACCCAAGGATGCTCGCTGGCCCAATCTCTTACGGCCTTGGCATCGTCGACGGTGAACACTTCCAACCCTTTGTCACCCCCTTTGCCAATCATAGGCGTGATGCCAATTTGAATTGCCGGTTCGATTTGTTGGCACTGCTCGTGCGCTTTTAGCACACTAGCAATGCACACATCGCTAAGCTTTTTGTCCTTGGTAAACCGCGGACCAAAATACATGGTCATTACGTTCGCCGATTTTACATTCAATCCTTTCGCCTTGGCGTCGGTCAAAAGTTGTTGCGAATGTTTTGAAATGCCATTGGGATCGACCGGCAACGTGTAAGAAACCATCAGGCCCGGGTTTTTCGCCTGCAGTGCCGCCAGCGCAGTGTTACGGTGCTGATTAGCTTGGTCATCTTCAAGTTGCTTGCCTTCGATGTCGAAATCGAGCCAGGTGAATTTGTACCGATCGATCACCGATTGATACTTGTCTTGCAGCTTTTCCACAGCGGGCTCCACCAGGGCCAAATCTTTGCCCGCCTCGCCGCCGAACGACACAATCACGTCGCCGCCGCGCTGGCGGATGGCATTGATTTGATCGGCATACAAGTTCGTTTCCAGCGGAGTGCGGCCGTCCCAGGCCGGATTGTTCTCTTTGTCCGCAATAATAAACGCTAACGTGTAATACTTTAGCCCGCAGGCATCGTCGCAATCGGTCAACTTGAAGTGATCTCCTGAGCCCAAGTACATGTAGGGCGCAAACACGTGGGCGGGCCACTCGGCTCGAGCGGAACTCAGTGTGCAGATTGAAAAAGCACACATGACCGCAGCCTTGGGAAATGAAAAGGCATCATGTCGCACAAACGGTTTCATAATCACTTCCTCGTTTTATAGTTTCAAACGGAATCCGATGCGATTCAACAGCGCGGTAAGGCACAAAATGAAGACCGCGCAACCCACCGACCGACCAATGGCATTGGCCAAATGCGGCCCAGCCAGTCCCTCGTACCAATCATCCCAGCCTAAGAGATTAAAAACCGATTCCTGCATTTCGCTCAGCAAATACGCCAGCAGCACATTTTGGCCGGCGATTGACAGCGGTTTGGTAATAAACCGCACCCGCCACACATCGGCGATGAAGTAAAACAACAACCACAGAGCCGCCGTGATGGCGCTGGCCCATAAGCACCAGGCAGGCGTGGCATTGTTTTTGCTAATTCCCCAAAGCGGCGTAACTAGCATTGCCGCGACGACGAAGCCGGCAATAAACAATAACGTAAATCGACTGCGCGCAGCGTTGGTGTCGGTTTCGGGCGTCAGCAGTAGCGTGCCCAACAGCACTCCGGCCGTAGAAATGGAAGCCAGCGAGCCCAAGTCATCACCGATCCCCACAACACGGCTGAGCCAAAAGCCTTCGAATGCTCCCTTTTGATCCGCTGCAAACAGGCATAGCAGCAGAAAAACGCAGCCCAAAATCGCCGTTCGATTCGTGCGGAAGATGAGAAATACAATCGCTGCCACCAAATACGACCAGCCGATCAACCCCAGTATTCCGTACCAACTGGAATGAATGGAAAACGGCTCCAGCGAAATGATCCGCGTTCCCTTGCCATTGCGATACACGCAGGCCGCCCAAATCAAGCCTGCCGCGCCCAGTGCGCGAAGAAACAGCGTCAGGCCGCGACAAAAAGTTTTGGCGATTGTGCCCGCTGCGCTTCTGCTGGGTGGCGAAATGGAACAAAACGCCAGCAGCGCCGAAGCAAACATCAACATCGTCCAAGTGTTTTTCGACAGGCCCATTTCTTTGGCGCTGGGATGTGATTCGCCGTTGACCATCAAAATCCCTATGATTAACAGCGACACCGTGCGAACTATCACATGCAGTAACAGCTTCCAAACCGGTTCGCCTTTCGCCAAGCGGCCCGATAGGGCAATCGGAATCGACATCCCTACGATGAACAGAAACGCGGGAAACACCAAATCGACAAACGTCATCCCACTGCCGCCATGATGACGGTCGCTAAAATGCACCATCCAGTCGGGCACGACCTTCCCGGCGCCGGCCAGATCGTTCACGAAAATCATCGTGAACATTACCAAGCCGCGCAGCGCATCGACCGATTGCACCCTCTGCGGTACGGCTATTGCCGGCGCAGCATTATTGCCCATTGCCGAAAATATTGAGGCCATGGTCCGTAGCGTACCGTCTCAGGCCTCCCCAGGCAAATAGATTAGGCGGCACAATTATTCGACGCCGATCATTGCCATCGCCCCAGCGATTGCCAACGCCGTATTCCATATCACCGGCCAGCGCATCCGCCAAATGCCAATACGACTTGCACCAACTGCCTGAATGACCGGCACTCGTGGTTGATGCGTGGGGTCCACTGCAACATAAGGTCAGGCGGTTTGCCACGGGCGACGCGCCAACCGATCCGCGGCGGACGGTCCGGCGATCAGCCGCATCACCCCATGCCCCACGACTGTCATAATAACGTAGGTAGCGGCAATTGCGAGGACGGGCGCAATCCCCGGTGCGTAGGCGCCCCACTCCGGAAAATGCCGCATGTACCAGTAGTCCCGCGGCGGACCAATCACCGCTAATACAACCAGGACCACGGCCAGCCCGTGCCACCCGAACCGGCGGGCAATCCGCCAGGTGATGAGGAAGATGAAGCCACAGAATGTGAAGCCGATCATCATCAAAATCAGGTAGTAGGGCTCCCAGCTGATTGTAAAATGCCACCAACCCGCGCGCTCACCAAGACAGATGATGCCCAAGGCTACCACACCTAAAGATGCCCCCCCGGCCAATGCTCCCACAATGCGTAGGAGAGTTGCACGTGTCAGAATTGCCACGACTATCAAGATGACCAAATACAGCGCGTTAAACAAGTATAGTTGCTGCGTGGTCATTGATCACCAACCACTCGCCTAACCAAGTAAGAACGGCTGAACACACCATTGAATTGTTGCAAAGCCTCTCAATAGTATAGGAGCGTCGATCTTCGAGGAGCAAGCGATTCAACTCATAACCTGGCCCTCAAGTTTGATCTGCTTGGAATGAATGTTAACGCCGGACCAATGATTGTTGCTGCCCGCCTGTTGGATAGGTATTCTAAACGCGGTCTCAACTGAGGAGTAAACCATGTTGCAACTCGCTGCAGGGTTATTCGGTCACTTATCCGTGGTCCTGTGCCTGTCAATGTCGGCTTGGGCCGACGATGCTCAGCCGCCCTTGGCCGGCGTCGACAACACGGCTCAAGCTCCGGCCGCTAATTCAGCAGGTGCTGCCGCCAAAGCTCCGACTCAGGAGGAAATGTTCCAATCGCAGGATCAGCATGTGAAGCCGAAAATGGAAGTCGATGCTTCGGGATTAACGCCGCAGCAGATTTCCGCGAAGAAATTTCCGCGGTCGGAGTGGGGAGCGCCGGAAGTGGCCGTTGCGCACGAGGCAGATAATTGGATCCTGAAGGGGAAAAAACGCACCGTCACGCTCAACGCCAAAAACTTGGCAATGGAAATTTCCGCTGGGGCCAACGTTTGGAAAATGTTGCCCAGCCGCGCCGCAGATTTGCTAATCAAGGTGCAGGGCGTGGCTGATGCTCTGCATTTGGCCGATGCAGAGAACATCGACATTGTGCCGTACGACACCGGCTTCAAAACGGGCGTAAAAATCATCCTCAGCAACTGGAAAGGCACACATGGTCCTGTGGACCTGAAATTGTACTGCACAGTAGCGCTGGAGGGCGCCGACGAAGAATTGGTGTGCGAAGTAGCCGCCGACGAGCAGCAAGCCAAGATTTGGCAGTTGGATTGGCCTGGGGCGCTGGATGGCAGCGAGGTTGATTTTACGGTGCTGAGCAATGGTCGCGGGGCCTTGCTGCCGCGGAACTGGCCCAAGCCATATTTTCCCATTCGCGCCACCAACCCCGACGGCACCATCAAGCCAAGCGATACCAGTGAGGTTCAAAGCAACGTGATTGAAAGCTGGTCGATGTCGTGGTGGGGCTTCCAGAAAGGGCCGGCTGCGATGATGGTCATCGTCCAAACCCCAGACGACGCGGCCTATCAATTCGAGCATCCCGCTGGCGGACCCACGGTCATCGGTCCACGTTGGCGGGAGTGCTTGGGCCAGCTCACTTATCCCCGTAGCTGCCGATTTTGTTTTTTCGAAAAAGGCAATTACGTTGATCTGGCAAAGCGCTATCGCCGTTATGTGATGGATACGGGCCAGTTCGTGTCGCTAAAGGAAAAAATTGCCCGACAACCGATCGTGAAGGAATTAATCGGCACGCCGCAAGCGCGGGTAGACATTTTGACGAACATCAAGTCGGACAGTTTGCGTTACAAAAAAGATGATCCCAGCTTCAATCATCATGTCAATTCGTTCGACGATCGCGCCCAGGAGTTGCGCGGCTGGAAAGCGGAGGGAATTGACCACTTGCTGGTCGTTCTCACTGGCTGGCCCCGGGAAGGCTACGACCGGCAGCATCCCGATGAATTGCCTCCCGCGCCGGAAGCCGGGGGCTGGGAAGGGATGAAACGGCTGGCGGAAACATGTCATGAGCTAGGCTATTTGCTCAGCCTGCACGATCAATATCGAGATTACTATACCGACGCTCCCTCCTACGATCCGCAGTTTGCGGTTCACGAGGCAGACGATTCGCTACCGGCCAAGGGCTTCCCCGGCTCGCGGTTTGGCACGTGGAAGGAAGGGCCGCTGCCCTTCATGAACAATTGGGATGGCGGCACGCAAACGTATTTGAACAATCGGTTCATGCCGGGGCATTTGATCAAGACCTACCAGTGGCTCATCGGCCACGGCATTCATCCGCAGGGAGTTTATCTCGACGTTTTCGGCTACGTGCCTCCCGATGAAGATTTCAATCCGCAACATCCTTGCACGCGCACCGAAGCGATGCGGGCCCGGGCGCTATGCTTCAACTGGTCGCGGAATCACCTAGGATTTGTGGGCACGGAAGCGGGCTGCGATTGGACCATTCCCTACGTGGATTGCGTTTCGTCCATGTCTGTGCCGACGGGCCGTTATATATCGGTGCCGCTATTCAATTTGGTGTATCATGACGCGGTCATGACTCCCTACGCAGTTGTCCAAGCGACGCGGTCCAATCAACGGCCGGCCGCTTCCGGCGAACCGCACAAGCTGGAGCTGCGCGGATTTCTCAACGGAGGAATGCCGCAACTGGGGCCCATCGAAAGCCTAACCCCAGACGAGTTGGCCGCGGCGCGCCGTCTGAGTGCGCTGCACCAACGGGTGGCGTTGCTGGAAATGGTAAATCACGAATTTTTGGACGATAAGTTTCGCAAGGAGCGAACCACCTTTGCCGACGGGACCACGGTGACGGTCGACTGGGACGCCAATACCGTGAAAATTATGCCCGATTTGGACGAATCGAAAGCGCCCTAGGCGCCTATGTTCCAGCTCAGCGATCTTTGGAAAATCGGGCGATGAAGCCTCCACCGGCGTTCATTTCAATCGACATTTGGTCGCCAGGTTTGACCGATCGCTCCTCGATTTGGAAATCGGCCGGCTGATCGGCTTTGTCTTTGGCTAGGAACACGTGATAATCGGCCTGCGGAAGAAACGAAAGTGGAACTTGGATGGTGCGAGCCTCGGAGCCATTGAGGATGGCCAAGAACCAAGTATCGCCCCGGCGGCGTGCAAAGGCGGCGCACCGACCAATTTCGGACATCGGCAGCACGATGGTATTGTCCCACACCGGCGGAATGCTTTGAATCAGCGGTAAGGCCGGGCTCTCCAGCAGCGTTTTCGGGTTGGACGCATAGGTGAGCAACGGCGCGGTGAACACGGCGGCCGTGGCCAGTTGATGGGTCCAGGTGGTGTTGCCCCGGCGCTCGGTAAACAGCACGGGCGTATAATCGGCGTGGCCGGCCAGAAAGCGGGTAAACGGAAGAGTGGTATCGTGGCCCGCGCGGTCTGGCACGCTGCGCGATTCCATGCCGCGAATGGCTTCCCGATTAATTTCGTTGGGCCAGGTGCGCGGTTCGCCGGTGGGCTTATTGCTCCCGTGGAAGTTCACCAGCAACTGATTTTCAGCCGATTCTTTGAGAATGGCCTGATACAGATCGATGACTTCTTTCGCCTCGTGGTCGAAGAAATCGATTTTCAGACCCGCAATGCCCAGCGTGTGACATTTTTTGAATAGCTCCTGTCGCACTTGTGGGTCGCGGAGGTCCTTGGAATGCACCCACACAAACAGCTCTACCCCTTGCTGTTTGCTGTATTCGACCAGTTCCTTGATTTGATCGTCCGTCCAACGATTCCAATAGCCTTCGATCACGTTGTATTCGAAGCCGAGCTGACCGGCCATGCGAGAGAATTCTTTGGCGTCTTTATAGTTATCATCGCCGTGGCCGTCGAGATAGCGCCACACGGCCCGGCCGGGTTTGATCCAATCCGTGGCGATGCCCTGGGGAAAAAGTAGTGGATCAGGCGGCGGACACAAATTGGAAACCAAGTCGCTGTTGACCAGCGCGTTCAAATCGTGGCCGACGATGACGGCCCGCCACGGCGTGGCAATGTTTCCACGCACGGTGGCCGGGGTTTGCACCCGCGCGATATCCGCTTTGTTATAGCGCAACTCGTAGGGATGGGAAATGGGATGCTATGGCCCAGGACGACGTGAAGCCCGCGGTGCCCATCGGCCTGAAGCGCCATGCCGGGATAATTGGACAGCGCAGCCTCGGTGACGACGGCGTATCCTGCGCCGCCGGGAAGCTGGCATGTTACAGGCGGGGCCAACCACTCGCCGGAGGTCAGCTCGTCCACGTCGTGTTTTTGATACGTGGCTTCGTAATGCCCTTCAAGAGCGTGATGCCAAACGGTGCATCCGCCAGGAAGCATAAAGACACTGTCTTCATCTGGAACGCGGGCATCTTGTTTGTCCGTGGGAACAATAAAACGGAAAGCAATGCCGTCGTTGTATGCCCGCGCTTCCAGAGTGAACGGGGTATTGCTGGGTTGGTGCCTGAGCGACAGCGTGGCGCCCCGGCAATGATTGACGGCTTGCGAATGGACGCCCCGGTAAGGATAGGTGTCGTTAACTTCGTAGGGCTTGCTCTGGACCAGTTCAACATCGTCGGTGAGCTTGACGTTGTCGATGGTCATGACCAATGCGGAGCGTTCGATCACCGGCTGGTTGTGGAAAGTGGCGGTGTAGATTAAATGTCCGGCATCCTGCAAAATCTGAAAGTGGACGGCATCGTCGGGACTTGCCAATTGCAACAACGGGTCGGCCCAGCCGGCTGTTGGACAGGCGTTGGCTATCAGCGCGGCAGCCACAGCCATACAGCCTGATGTAAATAGCTGCGCTGGTTTTCGCATGACCCTGGCCTTTCCCGAAAATGGAAACTGGTTGTTCGCGGGTCGATTATCCTTCCCGGCCGGAGGCATCGCAAGCGTGGCAGGGATTCCGGCACCCTCACCGGCACTGCGTTTGGCATAGTGAACAACCTGCCCGCCGGCTATACCCTTGGCTACAACTATCAGGGCAACAAAGACATTGCCCTGGTTGCTGTTCAAGAATTCGCGGCACTGGTGTTGGCGGCTTTGGCAGGCTTGGCTTGGCAATGTGCCGTCGGCGAAGGTAGGTGATTGGACGGCATCGTGCTGGATTGTTTTCTCATCGCTGTGCCATCATTCCTGACACTGCATCACCCGTCCGGCATTCGCTTGCCGCTTCACCCTGACCCTGGTTGTTGTTATAGTGGGTGAAGCATTAGGGGGGGCTTCTGGGAACAGCCCGGAGGTCAAGTTGTATCCGGCCAAGATTGTATCTGCCGCGGGCCCGGCATTGCGCTGGGGCTTTGTATTTAGCGGCATCGTTTTTGGTGCGTGGGGCTGGTTGGTGGCCCAAGCCGCTACGGTAGATGTTGCGGCAGGGAATTCCAGCGCTCTAAGCACTGCCGTGACCAACGCCAAGCCCGGCGATACCATTGTGCTGCTGGGGGGCACCTACAACACCGGAATCACCACCCACACCGACGGCACGGCCGCCCTGCCGATTACGGTGATCGGCACCAACGGCGCGAAGCTGAATAGCTCGGTCACCACCACGGGCAGCGGTATTTCGTGCAGCAACGATTATTGGGTTTTTCAAAATATTGCGATCAACGGATTTCAAAAATCGGTCCGCATCGATAACGGTTCCCACGGAATTCTCAACGGATTGGTCTGCACTAATTCCGGCAATGAATCGATCAAACTGAAAAACTCCTCTCAGTATTGGCTGGTCGAAAACTGCTCGGTTTCCAATGCCGGAATGGAGGGTTTTTACTGCGGCGACGCCGACCAGAACTGGGAAGGGGGCGTGCCCGATCAAACCGGCTACGTAACCTTTTACCACGATACGGCCTTCCAAACGTATAATGATGGTTTCGATTCCAAAGAGGCGACCCACGACATTCGCATTATCGATTGTTCGGTCGATTGGAATAACACGGTGCCCGGCGGAAACGACGAAGGGGACAGCGGCGTGTATGATCGCGCGAACGGGATTCAAATTGTCAACCTGAATGCTAAGAACAACGGCTCGGTGGGAAATGGCGTTCGCGCGAACCGTCTGACGGCGATGAATGGCGTGGCTTACGGCAGCGGAGCGCAGATTTACGGCCTGGTGCTCAACAACATGCAAGGCACATTGCTGTCGACGAATCAATCAGATACCGCCTTGTACACGAACTATTCGATGACAAACGTGGCCGGCGGATTGGGTGATTCCGGCCACACGCAGCCCAACCCCGCCACGTTTTCTTTGACCGGCTGGAATGACCCCAGCGGCAGTTTTCCCACCATCAACATGGTATGGGACAACAGCCAATCGGCCGTGGGAAATGGCACTACGTGGGATTACAACCAACAGAATTTCAACGATCCCGGCGTCAACGGCAACATTCCGGTCATTTTTTTCCAGGGCGTAAACGTCGTGTTCAACGACAGTAATAATGGCCATTACAATGTGAACATCGGCGCCAGCGTCAGCCCTGCAGTGGTTATCGTGAACAATAGCTCGGGCAACTACGTCTTCAGCGGCAGCGGCGCGATTACG
This genomic stretch from Pirellulales bacterium harbors:
- a CDS encoding chitinase — its product is MCAFSICTLSSARAEWPAHVFAPYMYLGSGDHFKLTDCDDACGLKYYTLAFIIADKENNPAWDGRTPLETNLYADQINAIRQRGGDVIVSFGGEAGKDLALVEPAVEKLQDKYQSVIDRYKFTWLDFDIEGKQLEDDQANQHRNTALAALQAKNPGLMVSYTLPVDPNGISKHSQQLLTDAKAKGLNVKSANVMTMYFGPRFTKDKKLSDVCIASVLKAHEQCQQIEPAIQIGITPMIGKGGDKGLEVFTVDDAKAVRDWASEHPWVCSLSFWSVNRDSGKPSKEGTGNMASGMEQQPFDYSKAFNTFTSK
- a CDS encoding DUF5009 domain-containing protein, which encodes MASIFSAMGNNAAPAIAVPQRVQSVDALRGLVMFTMIFVNDLAGAGKVVPDWMVHFSDRHHGGSGMTFVDLVFPAFLFIVGMSIPIALSGRLAKGEPVWKLLLHVIVRTVSLLIIGILMVNGESHPSAKEMGLSKNTWTMLMFASALLAFCSISPPSRSAAGTIAKTFCRGLTLFLRALGAAGLIWAACVYRNGKGTRIISLEPFSIHSSWYGILGLIGWSYLVAAIVFLIFRTNRTAILGCVFLLLCLFAADQKGAFEGFWLSRVVGIGDDLGSLASISTAGVLLGTLLLTPETDTNAARSRFTLLFIAGFVVAAMLVTPLWGISKNNATPAWCLWASAITAALWLLFYFIADVWRVRFITKPLSIAGQNVLLAYLLSEMQESVFNLLGWDDWYEGLAGPHLANAIGRSVGCAVFILCLTALLNRIGFRLKL
- a CDS encoding DUF5696 domain-containing protein is translated as MLQLAAGLFGHLSVVLCLSMSAWADDAQPPLAGVDNTAQAPAANSAGAAAKAPTQEEMFQSQDQHVKPKMEVDASGLTPQQISAKKFPRSEWGAPEVAVAHEADNWILKGKKRTVTLNAKNLAMEISAGANVWKMLPSRAADLLIKVQGVADALHLADAENIDIVPYDTGFKTGVKIILSNWKGTHGPVDLKLYCTVALEGADEELVCEVAADEQQAKIWQLDWPGALDGSEVDFTVLSNGRGALLPRNWPKPYFPIRATNPDGTIKPSDTSEVQSNVIESWSMSWWGFQKGPAAMMVIVQTPDDAAYQFEHPAGGPTVIGPRWRECLGQLTYPRSCRFCFFEKGNYVDLAKRYRRYVMDTGQFVSLKEKIARQPIVKELIGTPQARVDILTNIKSDSLRYKKDDPSFNHHVNSFDDRAQELRGWKAEGIDHLLVVLTGWPREGYDRQHPDELPPAPEAGGWEGMKRLAETCHELGYLLSLHDQYRDYYTDAPSYDPQFAVHEADDSLPAKGFPGSRFGTWKEGPLPFMNNWDGGTQTYLNNRFMPGHLIKTYQWLIGHGIHPQGVYLDVFGYVPPDEDFNPQHPCTRTEAMRARALCFNWSRNHLGFVGTEAGCDWTIPYVDCVSSMSVPTGRYISVPLFNLVYHDAVMTPYAVVQATRSNQRPAASGEPHKLELRGFLNGGMPQLGPIESLTPDELAAARRLSALHQRVALLEMVNHEFLDDKFRKERTTFADGTTVTVDWDANTVKIMPDLDESKAP
- a CDS encoding glycoside hydrolase family 97 catalytic domain-containing protein, with product MRGNIATPWRAVIVGHDLNALVNSDLVSNLCPPPDPLLFPQGIATDWIKPGRAVWRYLDGHGDDNYKDAKEFSRMAGQLGFEYNVIEGYWNRWTDDQIKELVEYSKQQGVELFVWVHSKDLRDPQVRQELFKKCHTLGIAGLKIDFFDHEAKEVIDLYQAILKESAENQLLVNFHGSNKPTGEPRTWPNEINREAIRGMESRSVPDRAGHDTTLPFTRFLAGHADYTPVLFTERRGNTTWTHQLATAAVFTAPLLTYASNPKTLLESPALPLIQSIPPVWDNTIVLPMSEIGRCAAFARRRGDTWFLAILNGSEARTIQVPLSFLPQADYHVFLAKDKADQPADFQIEERSVKPGDQMSIEMNAGGGFIARFSKDR
- a CDS encoding glycoside hydrolase family 97 N-terminal domain-containing protein, producing the protein MAVAAALIANACPTAGWADPLLQLASPDDAVHFQILQDAGHLIYTATFHNQPVIERSALVMTIDNVKLTDDVELVQSKPYEVNDTYPYRGVHSQAVNHCRGATLSLRHQPSNTPFTLEARAYNDGIAFRFIVPTDKQDARVPDEDSVFMLPGGCTVWHHALEGHYEATYQKHDVDELTSGEWLAPPVTCQLPGGAGYAVVTEAALSNYPGMALQADGHRGLHVVLGHSIPFPIPTSCAITKRISRGCKPRPPCVETLPRRGGPSSSATI